A window from Plasmodium cynomolgi strain B DNA, chromosome 7, whole genome shotgun sequence encodes these proteins:
- a CDS encoding hypothetical protein (putative) — translation MEEQGDCILTFSSYEEYVKSKITPADLFYIEDEELVFDIFSLGLQSRGVLSCEDFNSTYQKKKKESLKKAEERKADVEQYDINSLTDHTMNFFYAINCHLHFCEENKICSILFIRYVNKNQSEISSYIDVNSEKVRKKINQKKYIYASKNDLAYFNWHNNYSCTNNSENFEMVVNKQVGLLFKYTRGGKYFILNPVRRETKIRLSDNISEGRASVGLSPGEGEKMISLCDGVERVELRDENYLQCILYALRV, via the exons ATGGAAGAGCAGGGCGACTGCATCCTCACCTTCAGCTCGTACGAAGAATACGTGAAGAGCAAAATCACCCCCGCGGATTTGTTCTACATCGAGGAT GAAGAACTTGTGTTCGACATATTCTCACTGGGACTTCAAAGCAGAGGAGTATTAAGCTGTGAAGACTTCAACAGCacttaccaaaaaaaaaaaaaggagagtttGAAGAAGgcggaggaaagaaaagcagACGTGGAACAATACGACATAAACTCTCTAACTGACCACACGATGAACTTTTTTTACGCAATAAATTGCCACCTGCATTTctgtgaagaaaataaaatttgttccatCCTGTTCATCCGTTATGTTAATAAGAACCAATCGGAGATCAGCTCCTACATAGACGTGAACAGTGAAAAagtcaggaaaaaaataaatcagaaAAAGTATATCTATGCAAGCAAAAATGACTTAGCATATTTTAATTGGCACAATAATTACAGCTGCACGAATAATAGCGAAAATTTCGAGATGGTCGTGAATAAACAAGTGGGTCTCCTTTTTAAGTACACACGTGGTGGGAAGTACTTCATTTTGAACCCTGTGCGGAGAGAGACGAAGATTCGGCTGAGCGATAATATAAGCGAGGGTCGTGCCTCGGTCGGGTTGTCACCcggggagggagaaaaaatgataagttTGTGCGACGGGGTGGAGCGCGTGGAGCTCCGCGATGAGAACTACTTGCAGTGCATCCTGTACGCTTTGCGTGTGTAG
- a CDS encoding hypothetical protein (putative) — MKLTCALFVLLAVATGPINHEHYGEAAAAGPINHAYYGEAAAAGPINHEYNGEAAAAGGAHTIKKLDEQTEGAFIRFFSPKSCITLPGEEKCKDVQGENNQGYDIKVTYNEKEEYIKRGDNRCVNLNINDGSPPSKDGPSNIFINLSFVPNIPEEVINDFYSIIKKLKHMFEIVEPQENSVQPERIGGGTESA, encoded by the exons atgaaactgACGTGTGCGTTATTCGTCCTGCTTGCAGTGGCAA CTGGTCCCATAAACCACGAGCACTATGGCGAAGCTGCTGCAGCTGGTCCCATAAACCACGCGTACTATGGCGAAGCTGCTGCAGCTGGTCCCATAAACCACGAATACAATGGCGAAGCTGCTGCAGCTG GAGGAGCACACACAATAAAGAAGCTGGACGAACAAACTGAAGGTGCGTTTATAAGATTCTTCTCCCCCAAATCATGTATTACCCTcccaggagaagaaaaatgtaaagatgTACAAGGGGAGAATAATCAGGGATACGACATTAAGGTCACATACAACGAAAAAGAGGAGTATATCAAGCGTGGTGACAACAGGTGTGTAAATCTCAACATTAACGATGGATCCCCTCCAAGTAAAGATGGAccttcaaatatttttattaacctcTCTTTCGTTCCCAACATTCCGGAAGAAGTAATAAATGACTTTTATTCCATCATCAAAAAGTTGAAGCACATGTTTGAAATTGTGGAACCTCAGGAGAATAGTGTACAGCCGGAGCGAATAGGTGGCGGAACAGAGAGCGCATAG
- a CDS encoding hypothetical protein (putative), whose protein sequence is MRFTHQFSKHIRSCIYVIFLLVLCAIGIKLLKYLKKKYPRFLSNDKIVKQCTKIIARNNFFQQNLLYRIIKYSIISKLRGMSSRGKASYGYATRRSKSNYEDKIIHRKNASFYYLKRAIFFLHNYKFLHIKKKLKCLFIRNNITDIRNLKHLTYKKVIQFKKDMNVCLLEAYNSFSYKNKKELLYIYFKLYSKIFFFFQSENIYFFHFLTHVLLVSWVYTPLSQSLHGEGA, encoded by the exons ATGAGATTCACGCACCAATTTAGCAAGCACATCCGTTCATGcatttatgtcatttttctcctcgtgTTATGTGCAATAGGAATTAAGCTCCTCAAGtacctcaaaaaaaagtaccccCGATTTTTAAGCAACGACAAAATTGTTAAGCAGTGCACCAAAATAATCGCGCgaaataatttcttccaGCAAAACCTGCTATACAGGATCATCAAATACAGCATCATCAGTAAGTTGCGGGGGATGTCCTCCCGAGGAAAAGCCAGCTACGGATATGCGACGCGGCGGA GCAAAAGCAACTATGAGGACAAGATCATCCACAGAAAGAATGCCTCCTTCTATTACTTGAAAAGGGCAATCTTCTTTTTACACAACTATAAATTcttgcacataaaaaagaagctcAAGTGTCTGTTCATT CGAAACAACATCACCGACATACGAAACTTGAAACACCTGACGTACAAGAAAGTGATTCAGTTTAAGAAGGACATGAACGTGTGCCTACTGGAGGCCTACAACTCCTTCAgctataaaaacaaaaaggaactgcTGTACATTTACTTCAAGTTGTACtcgaagattttttttttctttcagagtgaaaatatttacttctttcatttcctcACCCATGTGTTGTTGGTGTCTTGGGTGTACACGCCGTTAAGTCAGTCGTTGCATGGAGAGGGTGCCTAG
- a CDS encoding hypothetical protein (putative) — translation MEEENKVHAELSIPKCESEVSCCLLIRLVEKMIEFGYSKEISVRVIKKSGAKTIDEVLNWIEQSEQNGGDGEGDSGDAASPSERLNDKDGGKNPSHTTTTAEKGEVKAKMTPEEAQKKALELQKKIREKKMIKEKEEEIQKEKNRISMAKEMQKRREQMEEFERKKYIQDLEKEKNEHKKEKEKQLELLRKEYEAKFGIAYQVQSEKKSIKDLTENEKREEIAILLNNLKNKHKDNKKELLSSLAILKTYFANIKDNILEKKFQKIKKENKVFLEKIQVYEEMLQVFLLVGFEDTGDFYAIKNFPNTYLIASAIKFIDLIMKTLSS, via the exons atggaagaagagAATAAGGTACATGCTGAACTGAGTATCCCCAAATGTGAGAGCGAAGTGTCTTGTTGTCTCCTCATACGG CTGGTGGAGAAGATGATCGAGTTCGGCTACTCCAAGGAAATCAGCGTGAGGGTTATCAAGAAGAGCGGCGCGAAAACGA TTGACGAAGTGCTGAACTGGATCGAGCAGAGCGAACAGAATGGAGGTGACGGAGAGGGAGACAGTGGAGATGCGGCCTCTCCTTCTGAACGTTTAAACGACAAAGACGGAGGAAAGAACCCTTCACACACAACAACCACCGCGGAGAAGGGTGAAGTCAAAGCCAAAATGACGCCAGAAGAAGCACAGAAGAAGGCATTggaactacaaaaaaaaatcagagaaaaaaaaatgatcaaggaaaaagaagaagaaatacaaaaagaaaaaaacagaatttCTATGGCcaaagaaatgcaaaaaagaagagaacaaatggaagaattcgaaagaaaaaaatacattcaaGATttggagaaagaaaaaaatgaacataaaaaggaaaaagaaaaacagctTGAATTGTTAAGGAAGGAATATGAAGCCAAGTTTGGCATCGCATACCAAGTacagagtgaaaaaaagagtatcAAAGATTTgacagaaaatgaaaagcgtGAAGAAATTGCTATTTTGTTAaacaacttaaaaaataaacacaaggacaacaaaaaggagttacTTAGCTCgctagccattttgaaaaCTTACTTCGCCAACATCAAGGATAATATTTTGGAGAAGAAATTtcagaaaattaaaaaggagaataagGTGTTCCTCGAAAAGATCCAAGTGTACGAGGAGATGCTACAGGTCTTTTTGCTCGTCGGGTTTGAGGACACGG GCGACTTCTACGCAATTAAGAATTTCCCAAATACGTATCTCATCGCGTCGGCCATCAAATTCATTGATTTAATTATGAAGACGTTGAGTTCGtag
- a CDS encoding proteasome precursor (putative) yields the protein MQVESMKAELMGAPLREDPYDIKTPISDGTTIIGIIYEHGVMLACDTRTSSGTLVSNKCSRKINRINENIYACRSGASAHSQKCENRKKGRFHEDEVITDDFANEEDIDLSAINNPFGLAQNEDPNYVTKHKYFYEDKFMDFNPLVENVAHMTKKLLYANNNFLSCGLILGGYDKEKKQQLYSVNLNGSIVQRFDYAVSGSGSVYIQSYLQDKYKKNMSKKECFELILGCVKYAMYNDNSSGGIVRIVNMTKLFVEEFTVTNTHLHFDY from the exons ATGCAAGTCGAAAGTATGAAGGCCGAATTGATGGGAGCCCCGCTGAGGGAAGACCCGTACGACATCAAGACGCCCATTTCAGACGGCACGACCATCATAGGAATCATTTATGAGCATGGAGTCATGCTGGCGTGTGACACCAGGACGTCCTCCGGAACACTCGTCAGCAACAAGTGCTCCAGAAAGATAAACAGGATTaacgaaaatatttatgcCTGTCGTAGTGGAGCTTCTGCACACAGTCAGAAG TGTGAAAATAGAAAGAAAGGAAGGTTTCACGAGGACGAAGTCATCACGGATGACTTTGCGAATGAGGAAGACATCGACCTCAGTGCAATTAACAACCCATTCGGTTTAGCACAGAACGAGGATCCCAATTATGTTACAAAGCATAAATACTTTTACGAAGATAAATTTATGGACTTCAATCCGTTAGTTGAAAATGTTGCACACATGACGAAGAAGCTACTGTATGCGAACaacaattttctttcttgTGGCCTTATCCTGGGAGGATACgataaagaaaagaagcagcAACTGTATTCGGTTAACCTAAACGGAAGCATCGTCCAACGGTTCGACTACGCCGTTAGCGGTAGTGGCAGTGTGTACATACAGTCCTACCTGCAGGACAagtacaagaaaaatatgagcaAAAAGGAGTGCTTTGAATTAATCCTGGGCTGCGTCAAGTACGCCATGTACAACGACAACAGTAGTGGGGGCATCGTGCGGATCGTCAACATGACCAAGCTCTTCGTGGAGGAGTTCACCGTCACGAACACGCATCTGCACTTTGATTACtag
- a CDS encoding hypothetical protein (putative), whose amino-acid sequence MKEEGELRITYEEKDRLQKAFRQHEFRALFDDYFDEVSDEKYRKEKEDYLYTLYFNGELKNNQIIIEPTVAFCVKTKIVYSNQTQQKVFLNICSHEGMHCISFEGDGRGRLSIPYSLSQMRPDKTGKGECCLTVDCCTNPSTVDTVRTHNEILNYLLENVCMNIEKNVLKDREKISRDFKISKRMVCKGGKPFVICINKEFLRHSVVLDVQKKLEIMRSKFEKVHDTTTPSKVKRLALGSKVKTEVHVGKDQEGEKDLREEKDHHESAKDSELEITDQFSESVKRGSECKEEMERTKKTQFFITYQGSINAASLWGEKEHPNVCISLPEKIKVSICTKGSVTRENILLQIGKKRVEVKFVNCDEDDVVADLPYPCNVEDYSCVIRRDKEKIEIYLNLCEEFVQTYAKSLYEKYFSSQEAEVHVAALDYIDDVLRSYELEGAPVSAANGASGANEANLTNGASGANGANLANEANLTNEADAQVLHVVASSPHCTWERRQTDAQFPSGEEKTKGHTSSVGEEKIDNVLTPFEEKQLFDFSQGEGNMKKELPPPADESECTRERAKMDVTDNTERFLEVAKNHGEGKQKEHIHCVLGRREGSSHEGGKTTMSPSSDYGKIELINDDATVATNEVAPKSAQLSPGLAYKHVGRKANKLVEEREKGKMLTCEVDPNGGQSLLDMQMYENMDMAGAFSCSLWAAYL is encoded by the exons ATGAAGGAAGAAGGCGAGTTGAGAATTACTTATGAAGAGAAGGACCGGCTGCAAAAGGCATTCAGACAACACGAGTTCCGAGCACTATTTGATGACTATTTTGATGAAGTCTCAGATGAAAAATAccgaaaggaaaaggaggactATCTGTACACATTATACTTCAATGGGGAACTCAAGAATAACCAAATTATTATCGAGCCTACTGTAGCTTTCTGTGTGAAGACCAAAATTGTGTATTCGAATCAGACACAGCAGAAGGTGTTTTTGAATATTTGTTCACATGAGGGGATGCACTGTATCTCCTTTGAGGGCGATGGGCGCGGCAGGTTGAGCATCCCCTACTCCCTTTCGCAGATGAGGCCAGACAAGACCG gaaAAGGCGAGTGCTGCCTCACCGTCGACTGCTGCACGAACCCCTCTACCGTTGACACAGTGAGGACGCACAATGAAATCCTGAACTACCTCCTTGAGAACGTGTGCATGaatatcgaaaaaaatgtactaaAAGACAGAGAGAAGATAAGTCgagattttaaaatatcGAAGAGGATGGTGTGTAAAGGAGGAAAGCCTTTTGTGATTTGTATTAACAAGGAGTTTTTAAGGCACTCAGTTGTGCTAGATGTGCAGAAGAAGTTAGAGATTATGAGGAGTAAATTCGAAAAGGTGCATGACACCACGACGCCGTCGAAAGTGAAGAGACTTGCGTTGGGAAGTAAAGTGAAGACGGAGGTGCACGTGGGGAAAGaccaggagggggagaaggatCTCAGGGAGGAGAAGGATCACCACGAATCTGCAAAGGATAGCGAGCTAGAGATCACTGACCAGTTTAGCGAATCGGTAAAAAGGGGTAGCGAATGCAAGGAGGAGATGGAGCGCACAAAGAAGactcaattttttatcacctaCCAAGGGTCCATAAACGCAGCTTCTTtgtggggagaaaaagaacatCCCAATGTGTGCATAAGCTTACCTGAGAAAATCAAAGTTTCGATATGCACTAAGGGGTCCGTAACGCGTGAGAATATATTGCTGCAgattgggaagaaaagggtCGAGGTGAAATTTGTGAACTGCGATGAGGATGACGTGGTGGCTGATCTGCCCTACCCATGCAACGTGGAGGACTACTCCTGCGTCATAAGAAGGGACAAGGAAAAGATCGAAATTTACCTCAACTTGTGCGAAGAGTTCGTTCAGACGTATGCAAAAAGTTTGTATGAAAAGTACTTCTCCAGCCAGGAGGCGGAGGTGCACGTGGCAGCGCTGGACTACATCGACGACGTGCTGCGGAGTTACGAGTTGGAGGGGGCGCCGGTGAGCGCGGCGAACGGGGCGAGCGGGGCAAACGAGGCCAACTTGACAAACGGGGCGAGCGGGGCAAACGGGGCCAACTTGGCAAACGAGGCCAACTTGACAAACGAGGCAGACGCCCAGGTTCTGCACGTCGTCGCTTCCTCGCCGCACTGCACCTGGGAAAGGCGGCAAACCGATGCGCAGTTCCCAtcaggggaggaaaaaacgaagGGGCACACGAGCAGCGTAGGAGAAGAGAAGATCGATAATGTCTTAACCCCAtttgaggaaaaacaacTTTTTGACTTCTCCCAAGGTGAGGggaatatgaaaaaggaacTCCCTCCCCCCGCGGATGAGTCCGAGTGTACACGGGAGAGGGCAAAAATGGATGTGACGGATAACACCGAGCGATTTCTTGAGGTAGCCAAAAACCATggggagggaaaacaaaaggaacacaTTCATTGCGTACTGGGAAGGAGAGAGGGCTCCTCACatgagggggggaaaacaacTATGTCCCCTTCCTCTGATTATGGCAAGATAGAACTCATTAATGACGATGCTACCGTGGCAACAAATGAAGTGGCCCCCAAGAGTGCGCAGTTATCGCCTGGATTGGCATACAAACATGTGGGAAGGAAAGCAAACAAATTAGTCGAGGAACGTGAAAAGGGTAAAATGCTCACCTGTGAAGTGGACCCTAATGGAGGCCAGTCTTTGCTGGACATGCAAATGTACGAGAATATGGATATGGCGGGGGCCTTCTCGTGCAGCTTGTGGGCGGCGTACTTATAA
- a CDS encoding adenylate kinase (putative): METLLDSETLKNYEKETNEYIRKKKVEKLFDVILKNVLVNKPENVYLYIYKNIYSFLLNKIFVIGPPLLKITPTLCSAIASCFSYYHLSASHMIESYTLGEVADAAESLTSKKLVSDDLICSIVKSNINQLNAKQKRGYVVEGFPSTNLQADSCLRHLPSYVFVLYADEEYIYEKYEQENNVKICSDMNSQTYDENTQLFEVAEFNTNPLKDEVKVYLRNISGVITVLGDRKEVLNLRDYDENRLIEHNTIGQTKDEWNCVFDDYAMD, from the exons atggaaacccTGCTAGACAGCGAAACGTTAAAGAACTACGAAAAGGAAACGAACGAATAcattcgcaaaaaaaaagtggagaaactGTTCGatgttattttaaaaaatgtcctGGTAAACAAACCGGAAAATGTGTACCTGTACATATACAAGAACATTTATTCCTTCcttttgaacaaaatttttgtgatCGGCCCTCCTTTGCTTAAAATTACTCCCACCTTATGTTCTGCGATTGCCAGCTGCTTTAGCTACTACCACCTCAGCGCCTCGCATATGATCGAGTCTTATACGTTGGGTGAAGTAGCTGACGCTGCAGAGAGTTTGACAAGCAAAAAGTTAG TCAGTGACGACTTAATCTGTTCCATCGTTAAAAGTAATATAAACCAGCTGAACGCGAAGCAGAAGCGGGGGTATGTGGTTGAAGGGTTCCCCAGCACCAATCTTCAGGCAGACAGTTGCCTACGGCATTTACCGTCCTACGTTTTTGTCCTGTACGCCGACGAAGAGTACATTTATGAGAAGTACGAACAAGAGAACAAcgtaaaaatttgttctgaCATGAACAGCCAAACCTATGATGAAAATACACAGTTGTTCGAAGTGGCCGAGTTCAACACGAATCCGCTGAAGGATGAGGTAAAGGTCTACTTAAG GAACATCTCAGGGGTGATCACCGTTCTCGGCGACCGTAAGGAGGTGCTAAACTTGCGCGACTACGACGAAAATCGCTTAATCGAGCAC AATACGATTGGCCAGACCAAGGATGAGTGGAACTGTGTGTTTGACGATTATGCAATGGATTGA
- a CDS encoding hypothetical protein (putative), giving the protein MYYLKLFLKLLLLLFLSYDFIILKSGTSRVVHGDRNFLKESYEFLFSHYVLSRIKKYFDLLNHGEDTEIYFEDDSYQADNNSTGDEKYVIFLRNIKAALIYRLICRFVLFIYVLIAASLIFPHYLKPYIPPILLNNRRFNEVFENMQQKKLMVLGIMIFSYNIIYGMLCNTSVIHVYQNRNLIYDDYYADHLFAQRLRENMTHVPG; this is encoded by the exons ATGTATTACCTAAAATTATTCCTGAAATTATTGTTGCTTCTCTTTTTAAGCTACgatttcatcattttgaagAGCGGGACTAGCAGAGTTGTGCATGGGGACAgaaactttttaaaagaaagtTACGAATTTTTATTC TCTCACTATGTGTTAAGTAGGATAAAAAAGTATTTCGATTTATTAAACCATGGGGAGGACacggaaatatattttgaggACGACAGTTACCAAGCAGACAACAATAGCACAGGTGATGAAAAGTATGTCATATTTTTGCGGAACATCAAGGCGGCTTTAATTTACCGACTTATATGccgttttgtcctttttatttacgtCCTGATTGCAGCAAGTTTGATATTCCCGCATTATTTGAAGCCGTACATACCACCCATTCTGCTAAACAATCGGAGGTTCAATGAAGTGTTTGAAAatatgcaacaaaaaaaactcatgGTACTTGGCATCATGATATTTTCTTACAACATCATATATGGGATGTTGTGCAACACAAGTGTGATACATGTGTACCAAAACAGGAATTTGATTTACGACGATTATTACGCCGATCATCTGTTTGCGCAGCGCCTCCGCGAGAATATGACTCATGTGCCTGGGTAA